The Pyrus communis chromosome 9, drPyrComm1.1, whole genome shotgun sequence genome has a segment encoding these proteins:
- the LOC137746323 gene encoding receptor-like protein kinase FERONIA translates to MERTVQSVSRFFSLRKKKRKEKKKQNDWAFPEELCRRFTLAEISAATQCFDQTLCIGKGGFGTVFKGRIKVDGDEGRIDVVAIKCLSKYSRQGVSQFRTEVQLLCQLRHPNLISLIGFCQENGECIIVYDYVPNGTLSDYLFHPANIKNKDPFPLTWKQRLKICIGVARAIHYLHAGVKHAVIHRDVKCSLVLLDQNLVPKLSGFGLSKMGPPVLSNVLIKLNSRVCGTIGYLAPEYAIFGELTEKSDVFSFGMVLLEVLCAKSVSREIFECGVRGETFPAMIDPFLMGKVAPDCLKKFMNITVRCQRRTGAERPTMGEVQVELECALELQESADAVKQLKELGTSASTSLAPLPAHDMEDYTYENISFSEINETFYNMYEHPRDPFSNDEAASVDSIASLDSNREAIT, encoded by the coding sequence ATGGAACGTACTGTGCAGTCTGTCTCTCGTTTCTTCTCTCTTCGGAAGAAGAAacgaaaagagaagaagaaacaaaatgatTGGGCGTTTCCAGAAGAATTATGCCGTCGTTTTACACTTGCGGAGATCAGCGCAGCAACTCAATGTTTCGACCAAACCTTATGTATTGGTAAGGGTGGCTTTGGCACAGTATTCAAAGGGCGTATTAAGGTCGACGGGGATGAGGGCAGGATAGACGTCGTTGCAATCAAGTGCCTTTCCAAATATTCAAGACAAGGAGTGAGTCAGTTCAGGACGGAGGTACAGCTACTATGCCAGCTCCGCCATCCCAACCTCATCTCTCTCATCGGATTCTGCCAAGAAAATGGagagtgtatcattgtctacgACTACGTGCCCAACGGTACCCTCTCTGATTACCTCTTTCATCCTgccaatattaaaaataaagatCCCTTTCCCTTGACTTGGAAGCAAAGGCTGAAAATTTGTATAGGGGTGGCGCGCGCAATACACTACCTCCACGCAGGGGTTAAGCATGCTGTCATCCATCGAGACGTGAAATGCTCCCTCGTTCTGTTGGACCAAAACTTGGTGCCCAAGCTTTCCGGCTTCGGGTTGTCCAAGATGGGTCCTCCTGTCTTGTCAAATgtattaatcaaattaaactcGCGGGTGTGTGGGACAATAGGCTATCTTGCTCCAGAGTATGCAATATTCGGGGAACTTACCGAAAAATCTGATGTCTTCTCATTTGGAATGGTGTTACTTGAAGTGTTGTGTGCCAAATCTGTTTCAAGAGAGATATTTGAATGTGGGGTAAGGGGTGAGACTTTCCCTGCTATGATTGATCCATTTCTGATGGGAAAAGTAGCTCCAGATTGTTTGAAAAAATTTATGAACATCACCGTGAGATGCCAGCGTCGGACAGGAGCTGAACGGCCCACGATGGGTGAAGTGCAGGTGGAACTTGAGTGCGCACTGGAGTTGCAGGAAAGCGCAGACGCCGTCAAGCAGCTCAAGGAGTTGGGGACAAGTGCAAGCACTTCTCTTGCTCCTCTTCCTGCCCATGACATGGAGGACTATACCTACGAAAATATATCGTTTTCTGAGATCAATGAAACTTTCTATAATATGTATGAGCATCCGCGAGATCCTTTTAGTAATGATGAGGCAGCTTCTGTTGATAGCATTGCTAGCCTTGATTCTAACAGGGAAGCAATAACATAG